CTCCGAAGCCGTGTCTCACAACGTCCTCAACTCCGGCGTGGACTTCTTGAAGGCCGCCCTGGACCGCTGGGACGGCAACGCCTCCTTCGTCAGGAATTCGGATACCTTCGACGCCCATCGGGAGCTGCGACAAATTGACCTGTCTTTCAGGAGAGCCGTTAAAATAGTTAGTATTGGAAGGTCATACCCTTAAGGTGTTTTTCGTAGATTTTATTAGTGTAATCTTACAAGTTTATTAACGCCAAAGACATGTAActacatttattttccttatttgtaCAAAGAACTCGCTCTCTGGACCTGTACCACACCACGGGTAGCTGAATTGTAATCAATCACATATACGACGTTTCTGATTTGACGACCTTGATTACCTTTTCTTTCTTGGAAAAAACTTAGTCCATAATTTTGTCCCTTCCTGAAGCACGACCAGGTTTTAGAGAAGAAAGGTCCGCGGTCTGACCTTCACAGCACCTACGCGAGGCCCTTTAACAAGACATTAGCGAGGAAGAAGAAGTACCACATGAAAGAGGAACTTGTCTTGGGCGTGAAAGGGAGTCAGCGGCAGGGCTTGAAGCAGTATCATCGCTTATGTCGCGGTGAGGAGCTTAGGGTGAGTGGAGTTATCGctgatcacacaaacacaaatacacaggcgCATATGTAAGCTTCTAAAACTGAGTGTCCTTTCCGGCAGCCAGTTGACATAACGTCACGCCTGTACTGCCGCTACGTGACCAACGGCTCGCCACTCTACAAGATCGGACCGCTGCGGATGGAGGTGCAGTCGCTGGACCCGTACGTGGTGACGCTGGAGGAGGTGGTGACGCCCTCGGAGGCCGCCGATCTGGTCCTCGCCAGCGCTGGTTACCTGACCAGGTCCTCCACCGTTAGGGGGAACGGAAGCTCCATAGAGGATTTCAAGAGGACCAGCTCGACGTaagacatgcagagagagagagagagagagagagagagagagagagagagagagagagagagagagagagagagagagagagagagagagagagagaggcagacggagacagtcaggcagaggcaatcagacagaagcagacagacagacagacagacagacagacagacagacagacagacagacagacagacagacagacagacagacagacagacagagacagacagacagagacagacagacagagacagacggacacagagatagagagaacgttGCATATCGATGTAATGGcagtgtagatagacagatgttcaCGGCCCATTATTTTACAGAGCCTGGATGTTGGACAAGGACATTCCCATCCTGCCTGTCCTAACCAAACGCATTGAACAGATGGTTGGAGTGAACGCTCAACTCTTTGACGGAGCGGAAATCTATCAGGTGATTAAGatgtgttgtgtagtgtgtgtgtgtgtgtgtgtgtgtgtgtgtgtgtgtgtgtgtgtgtgtgtgtgtgtgtgtgtgtgtgtgtgtgtgtgtgcgtgcgtgcatgagtgagagagagagaaaggaagggagggagagagagagagagagagagagagagagagagagagagagagagagagagagagagagagagagagagagagagagagagagagagagagagaaagagagagagagagagaggggggggggggggagagagagagagagagagagagagagagagagagggagagagggagagagggagagagggagagagggagagagggagagagagagagagagagagagagagagagagagagagagagagagagagagggagagagagagagagagagagagagagagagagagagagagagagagagagagagagagagagagagatataaagagaaagagaaagagaaagagaaaaaaaaagaaaaataaaaagagagagagaggtagaagtatggagggagagagaaaatatgaatttatgaatttgAGAATTTGAGTCATATTCCctgccaaaaaaacaaacaaggaaatgaTGTTAAAAATTCTATCGATATGAAAGAGCCATTAGGCATACCTATTGGTTGGACTATAGTGCTCATTTTTCTCAGCTCAGGTAAATCAACGGACAGCGGACTTAAAACTAGAGCAGAATTCAAAGGACAAGTagttattttataaatatgttatcATATTTCATCTCAACAGTGACGCTTCTTGTATTGTGACAGATACTGAATTACGGCGTGGGAGGCCACTATACAGTTCATCACGACGCTTTCGTGTATCCTCGGATGGCAACGtttctcatatatctatctaccgttCCACAAGGTAAAATTACTTTCACTTGCAACAGCATTGTGTAAAGTAAGCAGTAACGTTGGCACGCATATGTGTTAGTTCTGGCATTTCAGCCTTTCAGTagatttttccccattttcattcTGTGATATCACGCAAGTAAAAGTGCTTAATGTTCTAAATTGAAACACATTTCGGATGCCGCCGACAGTAACGCACACCCAACTTTCGGCAGGTGGGCGCACGGTGTTCCCCTGGGTAGGCGCGGGCGTGCGACCCAAGCGTGGATCGGCGCTCCTCTGGTTCAACATGAACCGCTCTGGGAAACCGGACTCACGACTGCAGCATGGCGCTTGTCCGGTCCTCTTGGGTGACAAATGGGGTAAGTGACGCTCGGTCACTGTGCCTTTTTCTCAAGTCTGTTAGAGACCAGCGTCATAATAGGACATTTTCTTTTCCAGGGGTAAAGTATGTGGTTGATGCCAGCTCAAGAATTTAGCATTTacttaaatatttcatatattaatttatttatttatatatacatatttacatatatatatatttatatatatataaagacaatcgTAAGACCAGTATACGTCAGTATAACGATAACATCAAATTAACATTGCGCCATGACTAGTTTGTGGCGAATCTCATATGTCAGATGTGCCTTTTTACTGTAGTACTCTTTAAAAATGCTCAGAAACATGAAGCATATTTAGTCTAAATGCAGACATAAACAAATGCACTCATATTTAGGCTCGATCATTGGCAATCAATACATGATAAACCATATAGAGTGCATTACTAAAGTGCATATACTTTTGATAAGCTGAAACAATATATGCGGTAATTGATGAGTAAATTGCAAATATTTATTTCAGTGATTAACAAATGGCTGTACTACACGGGACAGCAGAAGACTCTCCCTTGCATCCCAGGCAATCCCGAGGCCACGGTCAGCCAGCCGCTGTCCTGATTACTGCCTTTGCTTGGAGAAAAGTACAGCAGCAACTGTGATACCGTCTAGTTCTTCCAATGCTTTATATACCTGTTTAAGTAATCATTAAAGTATATAAGAAACCAGATTTTTGCTTTTCCTCGAATAAAAGATGTATAGGGTATAATCTTTTACATCTACGTTACTATGTATATCCATTATTTTGATGAATAATGGCTATCTGTTACCCAGTGTTTACCAAGGCAGGAAATGGTAGTCTTATGACTGTTTGTAATTCCCAAGTGTAAAACCGCAAGTATGAGGAACCATATTGTTGG
The nucleotide sequence above comes from Penaeus chinensis breed Huanghai No. 1 chromosome 3, ASM1920278v2, whole genome shotgun sequence. Encoded proteins:
- the LOC125039586 gene encoding prolyl 4-hydroxylase subunit alpha-3-like gives rise to the protein MKADAKKIPTHRTRAMRLETLLSVLAVLLVAQAREEGTPILKHVSHMTEKELNQHVRKVQLTPPVGMSTYHLARLVADESQATSVLKNLVNVMFTTLDVTNRYLSSWEELEAAGVEAEGFASHPLHAYALTKHVSLGWPHVEASLRALSNLSKNVEWLLSRREKRGVPTGEDLATVAGGLARLHDYYSLNLTALAHAQLVSAIDARAVPVKISPTVVDLHRIGSEAVSHNVLNSGVDFLKAALDRWDGNASFVRNSDTFDAHRELRQIDLSFRRAVKIHDQVLEKKGPRSDLHSTYARPFNKTLARKKKYHMKEELVLGVKGSQRQGLKQYHRLCRGEELRPVDITSRLYCRYVTNGSPLYKIGPLRMEVQSLDPYVVTLEEVVTPSEAADLVLASAGYLTRSSTVRGNGSSIEDFKRTSSTAWMLDKDIPILPVLTKRIEQMVGVNAQLFDGAEIYQILNYGVGGHYTVHHDAFVYPRMATFLIYLSTVPQGGRTVFPWVGAGVRPKRGSALLWFNMNRSGKPDSRLQHGACPVLLGDKWVINKWLYYTGQQKTLPCIPGNPEATVSQPLS